Proteins encoded within one genomic window of Eleutherodactylus coqui strain aEleCoq1 chromosome 1, aEleCoq1.hap1, whole genome shotgun sequence:
- the IRS2 gene encoding insulin receptor substrate 2 produces the protein MASPPPTPGQPVLPAAGSNLNHNNNNNSSSVKKCGYLRKQKHGHKRFFVLKEPGEGCPAARLEYYENEKKWRSKSAAAKRVISLDSCLNINKRADAKNKYLIALYTRDEYFAVAAENEQEQESWYQALTELIGTGRGDRERNGCAGSGGCCCSGTASCSANCSSHLAWSEDPNYGLITPANAAYREVWQVNLKPRGLGQIKSLIGVHRLCLSSRSISFVRLNSETPSVTLQLMNIRRCGHSDNYFFVEVGRSASTGPGEIWMQVDDNVVAQSIHETILEAMKAMKELAEFRPRSKSQSSSSNPITVPGRRHHTQLPPSQTGLTRRTRTDFPPASSSVPINQSSRIRTASEGDNLSNKTVICSPLSPSILRAPLSRSHTLSLGGRNGKLFPAPGPLQHSRSMSMPVPRSPSSVASPISVSAGSSGHGSASDPLIPPRSSSCNVSASGSPTDTGFMSLDEYSSSPGELARAYLSCRSGTPDSAAGTPPHTGDMNGYMSMEKTFSSGCVCLARRLDCSALEKCHRKRTYSLTTPGRQKVAIPQLSSASLDESALIRATFKGSPGLLSSSPKTSHPYPEDYADVEIGHHEDDGYMPMSHRAATLSSSADYVPMSPASVSAPQQILHPRFCTESSAGSQDDSPDGYMPMWCGPKARPVPVHNRLSPAESLSFTPPDYFLIQPKNNCCCQNNTMPPQTISPVDAEPYVMMRSPVSSSPHGRAIRPSRLALRTLPSMSEHPPEPPSPPGGEYIHIYFGETRTQDTLTLPPPPALSDSTPLSAAGSPSYSSSGSEPQQSPISDYMNLDFGPVSPKSKVSPNLCSNTDYTEMSPRKSQPQSSPVSSADNQTLPIDSTVSGVQRLTLLIDQINGDFRLPGPPIDPNRGAKVIRADSQGGRRRHSSETFSSTTQVTPVSPSFAHSPKRHSSASVENVSLRPGETLEAGECGSPMCRETSTGFQNGLNYIAIELSPDERNILLLTQASSRGHLPALGLASMDIGSYPSIDFLGHRMKGATTVRE, from the exons GCTTTTTTGTGCTCAAAGAGCCCGGAGAGGGGTGCCCTGCTGCCAGACTGGAGTACTACGAGAACGAGAAGAAGTGGAGAAGCAAGTCAGCAGCAGCCAAAAGGGTCATTTCTCTGGACAGCTGTCTTAATATTAATAAGAGGGCGGATGCTAAAAACAAGTACCTGATTGCCCTTTACACTCGGGATGAGTACTTTGCGGTGGCGGCAGAGAACGAGCAAGAGCAGGAGAGCTGGTACCAGGCTCTCACCGAGCTGATCGGCACCGGCAGAGGAGACAGAGAAAGGAATGGCTGTGCAGGTAGTGGGGGATGCTGTTGTTCGGGAACCGCTAGCTGCAGCGCAAACTGTAGCAGCCACCTGGCATGGAGTGAAGACCCAAACTACGGACTAATCACACCAGCTAATGCTGCCTACAGAGAGGTTTGGCAAGTCAACTTGAAGCCAAGAGGTTTGGGCCAGATTAAAAGTCTCATTGGTGTGCATCGACTCTGCTTATCTTCAAGAAGCATCAGTTTTGTGCGTCTAAATAGCGAAACGCCCTCGGTTACCCTTCAGCTGATGAATATCCGACGATGTGGGCACTCGGACAACTACTTTTTCGTAGAAGTCGGTCGATCTGCTTCCACTGGACCAGGAGAGATCTGGATGCAGGTTGATGACAATGTGGTAGCCCAGAGCATTCATGAGACTATTTTAGAAGCTATGAAGGCCATGAAGGAGTTGGCTGAATTTCGGCCTCGTAGCAAAAGCCAGTCTTCTAGTTCTAACCCTATTACAGTTCCGGGCAGACGGCATCATACTCAATTGCCTCCAAGCCAGACAGGACTTACCAGAAGGACCCGTACAGATTTTCCTCCTGCTTCCTCTAGTGTTCCTATAAACCAATCTTCCCGAATCCGCACCGCCAGTGAAGGAGATAACTTAAGCAACAAGACGGTCATATGTAGTCCCTTAAGTCCTAGTATTCTCCGAGCACCACTAAGCCGTTCTCATACATTAAGCTTGGGCGGTCGTAATGGAAAATTATTTCCAGCACCAGGACCCCTTCAGCACAGCAGGTCCATGTCCATGCCAGTTCCCCGGTCTCCATCATCGGTTGCAAGTCCAATTAGCGTATCTGCTGGAAGCAGTGGTCATGGGTCTGCATCCGATCCTCTTATTCCCCCACGATCGTCTAGTTGCAATGTTTCAGCGTCTGGATCACCTACTGACACAGGTTTTATGTCCTTGGATGAATATAGCTCTAGTCCCGGAGAACTGGCACGTGCATATTTGAGCTGTAGAAGTGGAACTCCAGATTCTGCTGCAGGTACTCCACCTCACACAGGGGACATGAATGGATACATGTCCATGGAAAAAACGTTTTCAAGTGGCTGTGTATGCCTCGCTCGGCGATTAGACTGTTCGGCACTGGAAAAGTGTCATCGGAAGAGAACATATTCCCTCACAACCCCAGGAAGACAGAAAGTTGCAATTCCTCAACTTTCTTCTGCATCCCTTGATGAGTCTGCTCTGATTCGTGCCACATTTAAGGGAAGTCCTGGTCTTCTGTCCTCATCTCCCAAAACAAGCCACCCTTATCCGGAGGATTATGCGGATGTGGAGATTGGGCATCATGAGGATGATGGGTACATGCCAATGAGTCACAGGGCTGCTACTCTTTCTTCTTCCGCAGACTATGTTCCCATGAGCCCAGCTAGTGTGTCTGCACCCCAGCAAATCCTGCACCCACGTTTCTGCACTGAGTCCTCTGCAGGTTCTCAGGACGATTCGCCAGACGGTTATATGCCTATGTGGTGTGGTCCAAAAGCACGGCCGGTACCTGTGCACAATCGACTTTCACCTGCAGAGTCATTATCCTTCACTCCTCCTGATTATTTCCTAATACAACCTAAAAATAATTGTTGCTGTCAAAATAACACAATGCCACCTCAGACTATTAGCCCTGTAGATGCGGAACCATATGTGATGATGAGGTCTCCTGTTTCCTCTTCTCCACACGGTCGAGCAATTCGACCATCCCGACTTGCATTGCGCACGCTTCCCAGTATGAGTGAACATCCTCCAGAACCACCTAGTCCCCCTGGAGGGGAATATATTCATATATACTTTGGAGAGACGAGGACCCAAGATACTCTGACTTTGCCTCCTCCACCTGCTCTTTCAGATTCAACACCTCTATCTGCTGCTGGAAGTCCATCCTATTCATCATCTGGGTCCGAGCCTCAGCAATCTCCAATTTCAGACTACATGAATTTGGATTTTGGCCCTGTCTCTCCAAAGTCAAAAGTCTCACCAAACTTATGTTCAAATACAGACTACACAGAAATGAGTCCAAGGAAGTCTCAACCACAATCATCTCCTGTGTCTTCAGCAGATAATCAAACATTACCCATAGACAGTACAGTTTCTGGTGTGCAACGCCTTACTTTGCTCATAGACCAGATAAATGGGGACTTCAGGCTACCTGGTCCTCCCATAGATCCTAACAGGGGTGCAAAGGTTATTCGGGCGGACTCACAAGGTGGGCGCCGTCGCCACAGTTCTGAGACCTTCTCATCTACTACTCAAGTGACTCCTGTATCCCCTTCCTTCGCACATAGTCCGAAGAGACACAGCTCTGCCTCAGTGGAGAATGTGTCCCTAAGACCCGGAGAGACCTTAGAGGCTGGTGAATGTGGCAGTCCCATGTGCAGGGAAACCTCAACTGGATTTCAGAATGGACTGAACTATATTGCCATCGAGTTGTCGCCTGATGAGCGAAACATATTGCTGCTAACACAAGCTTCTTCCAGGGGGCACTTACCTGCTCTTGGACTTGCCAGTATGGACATTGGATCTTATCCGAGCATAGATTTCCTGGGACATAGGATGAAGGGCGCCACCACTGTCAGAG AGTGA